The sequence AATACCAAATTTGAGTTGTTTTGAAGCCAAGTACATTTACACCAGATTATTAGAATAAAAAGTTTCATCAAGCTGCCAATTTCGTACTTTATCAAGAAAATAGAAAAAAAGTAAAAAATATTGAATTTTTTACAAATTACCTGCGTTGATATCTTCAAGACACTTTACAACATCTTCTTTGGATATTGGAATTGGGTTTGGATCCAAATGTCCTCTATCTGTCATTACAGTGTCTGCAGCTTCTGAAATATCAGTTTTGAGTTCTAGTTTATCAAAGCCTAACTTTTCCATAGCCTCTTTGAATCTATCATAGAAGATTGACTTGTTATGCTTGTGTGCAACGGTAGTACAAGAGGACAAGGAATATCCATGGGGTACACCCTCATTTGAGAACACATAGGACAATGCATGTCCTAGAGTTGTAGAGCAATTACCAAATCCCATTCCAGACAACATTGATCCGTAAGGATAGTTTTCTGGTTTGTCATTCATAATTGCATCATATAGAATCTCAAATGCTTGTTTGCATAGAGTTCTTGTCAAGTCATTACCGAGTTTGCTATCATAGCCTTCAGTAGCTTGAGCACATGCATCACAGACAGAATTGTTTATGACTTGTTGCGGAGTTCCATCTAGGAAATAGGAATCTACAACTGCCATATCAGCTAGAAATCTGTCTTCACGTAACAATTTCTTTTTGCCATCAAATTTCAAAACGCAATAAGTTGTCATTTCAGCTCCAGTTCCAAATGTAGTTGGAATTAAGATTTTGTCTTTTTTCATCTCAGGTGCAGCATATTTTACTACATCCATAGAACTTCCACCACCAAGTCCAATTAGACATGATGGGTCTTTGTCTTTGAATTGTGAAATAACAGCATTGACGTCATCCATGGATGGTTCAGGTTTTACTTGGTCATACAACATGTAATCCGTAATACCCATTCTTGCAATCCATTTGTCAGAAAGTTCAGGAGGAACTGTTGTGACAATCAAGGCATTTTTTGGATACTCTGTTTCACCAAGTGCATTTTCTCCAAAGTTGATAACTTTTGGAATGCGTACTGTATTCATGAATGAAAGACATCATTGATTATTATTATATCTTGCATTATCGATGGACATCATGATAATTCAAAATTTTGACGACTTGGCAACTACAGACAAGAAAAAAGATTGTTTAAAAATTTTAGAATCAGGACTTCAAGCAGCAAATCCAGAAAATATAATTAAGAAATTTGTCACTCCTAATGAAATAAAAATTGATGGGAAATCATTCAGTTTAGAGAAATATTCAAGTATCTATTCAGTCGCTTTTGGGAAGGCAGGGGACACTATGACTAGAGCACTAAATGCAGTCATTCCAATAAAAAGCGGAATTATAGTTATTCCAAAAGGTTCAAAATCAGTTATCAAAGGTAAAAAATTCCAGATTTTTAATTCCAGACATCCAAAGCCAGATTCCACAAGTGTAAAAGCAGCAAAAGAAGTCATGAAATTTGTTCAAAACAAGCGGAGTGATGAATTGATAATTTTCCTAGTTTCAGGAGGAGGCTCATCATTGTTAGCAATGCCTGATGATATCACTTTGGATGACAAAGTGCATGTCACAGATACTCTGTTAAAATCTGGTGCAACCATACAAGAATTCAATTGTATTAGAAAGCATCTATCAAAAATCAAGGGAGGTAAGCTTGTAGAGAATATGAAATGTCAAGGAATAGGACTAATAATGTCAGATGTTGAAGGAGATGATCTGTCATCAATTGCATCAGGTACAACATACATGGATGACACAACATATGCAGATGCATTAGCAATTATTAAAAAATACAAAATAGGTTGGAAAATGCCTAATGAAGTTTTGACACTTTTAAAAAATAGAATGAATGAGAAAGAACTAGAGACTCCAAAAAAAGCCAAAATCGAAAATTATGTGATTGCAAATAATGACGATTGTCTAAATGAAATGAAATCTAAAGCTGAAAAAATGGGCTATACAGTTAGTGTGATGCATATTTTTGGAGACATTAAAGAAATAGTAACTAAAATTCTTAAAAAAATTTCAGAAGAAGATAAAACATGTATTATTTTTGGGGGAGAACCAACAGTCAAAGTTCTAGGAAAAGGAATGGGTGGGAGAAATCAAGAATTAGTTTTAAGATTATTAAAAAATACACAAAAATTAAAAAAGATGGTCATTGCATCTGCAGGAACTGATGGTGTTGATGGCAATTCAGTTTTTGCAGGAGCAATTACAGAAAATGTAAAAGTGGATTTAGACACAATGAAAGAATTTCTTAAAAATAGTGATTCAGGGAGATTTTTTCAAAAGCAAAAAGGAAACATCAAAACAAATCCAACTCACACAAATCTAATGGATATAGGCGTAATTTTGAGATAAATCATTCAAAAAGTTAGGCGTAAAAATATTAATTTTTTTGAATTTTATTGAACAAATGATTATTCAAAAAGTAGAGTCCTTCAAATATCATAATTGCCTAATTAGAATATGGTAAAAAACAATCATGGATTTTGTAACGACATCTCCTGCAAATGTGACTGCCATGAGGGATCAAGTTTTAGAAGAGGGAATAGGAAGAGACAGTATTGCTAGAAAAACAATTCAATCCAGAAATGCTGTATAATAGAGTAGTTCATTTCTATATCGATAAAAAAGGATTTTCAAAAGACAAAGCAAATAAAATTGCTCAATCTGTGGTTCAGAAAGAAGCTATACGAAGAATTTGTAAAAATGAAGAATGTAAACACTTTTCTCACGACCATGTTAGAAATGCAGAAACATGTCTTGTAGATAATTGTGGATGTAATGAATTTACTAAGTAAAATCATCTAATGAATTTTCAAGTAATGGCTGTGCACTAATCCCTCTTTTCCTCAAGTCTTCTGCAAACTCATCTACAAATCCATGTATTGTGTAAACTTGTTCAGCTCCAGATTGTACAACCATGTCAATCAATTCAGTGTAATCACAGTGATCACTCATTGGAAACGAATAATCAGTTCTCCTCCCAAAAGAGTACTTCATTGATTGTGCCCATCCACTAAATCCAATTGTTACTGCACCGTATTTTGATTTCATATCTTGAACAAATTTATTTTTACTAGACATCATTGGTGCAATCATAACCCAAGGTTTTTTGTCAAGTAAACCATTTTTCTCAGCCTCAGTATGTCCAATTCCATCATTGAGTGATACCCCAAATTTTTGATGTAATGCATTCATGTCTTTAACAGAGTCATGTAGGTATAACGGACCCCAATGACCAAAAAACTGTGTTATAGTTTGGGCCTTACCTAATTGGTAACCCATCAAAATTACAGGAACCCCTTTCCCATAAAGTTCAGAAATTAATTCATTGACTTGTTTTAGAATATCTTCAAGTTTTGGAAAAATAAATTCAGGTAAACCAAATGTACATTCAGTGATCAGAGTTTTACACTTTGGAATTTTGGCACCCTTGAGAAATCCACGATCTCTTGTACAAACATCTCCAGTATAGAAAATATCATCGAAAAGTAATCCTTTTGCACCCAAAATATGCCCACTGTCAATTAGAGAAAAATCATCAAGAAATTCAACATGATTTTCCATCTTAAACCCTCGAAGGTTGGCTATTTCACTAGTCTCAATAGATGATAGAATAGTTCCACCGTTTTTCGATGGAAGATGATCAGAGTGTGCGTGCGATACAAAATTTATCCCATTAACATCACTGTTTTTTGGATCCAACAAAACTCGTTTATCATCAACCTCACACAGGATTCCATTTTTTGTCATCCTGACTTTACTAGGCAATGAAAATCAAGTAAGTTGGATTTGATATAAATTGCAGGTTTGATCTACTATTGACTAGTTGCTAAATCTAGGAATTCTAATCTCAGGTCGTGGGAGTAACATGGAATCAATCCTAAAGGCAATTAAGAAAAAAAAGATTCCAATCAATCCAGCAATTGTAATTTCTAACAAACATGATGCTAAAGGTCTAAAAATTGCAGAAAAATTAGGAGTTAAAATCGAAGTAGTTGAAAGTAAAGGATTCAAAGGAACCAGAGCAGAGTACGATAAAGAAATTATTTCAATCCTCACAAAACATGGAGTCACACCAAAAAATGGCCTTGTATGTCTTGCAGGATTTATGAGAATTATAAGCCCAGAATTTGTAAAAAAGTACAAAAACAGAATCATCAACATTCATCCAGCTTTACTTCCAGCATTTCCAGGATTAGATTCACAAAAACAGGCATTAGAATACGGAGCTAAAGTATCAGGATGTTCAGTTCATTTTGTAGATTCAGGAATGGATACAGGTCCTGTAATTATTCAAGCAGTAGTCAAAATTAATGAAAAAGATACAGAAGAATCATTATCAAAAAGAATCTTAAAAGAAGAACACCGAATTTATCCTGAAGCAGTCAATCTATTTGCTAGAAA comes from Nitrosopumilus oxyclinae and encodes:
- a CDS encoding iron-containing alcohol dehydrogenase, whose amino-acid sequence is MNTVRIPKVINFGENALGETEYPKNALIVTTVPPELSDKWIARMGITDYMLYDQVKPEPSMDDVNAVISQFKDKDPSCLIGLGGGSSMDVVKYAAPEMKKDKILIPTTFGTGAEMTTYCVLKFDGKKKLLREDRFLADMAVVDSYFLDGTPQQVINNSVCDACAQATEGYDSKLGNDLTRTLCKQAFEILYDAIMNDKPENYPYGSMLSGMGFGNCSTTLGHALSYVFSNEGVPHGYSLSSCTTVAHKHNKSIFYDRFKEAMEKLGFDKLELKTDISEAADTVMTDRGHLDPNPIPISKEDVVKCLEDINAGNL
- a CDS encoding glycerate kinase type-2 family protein, whose translation is MIIQNFDDLATTDKKKDCLKILESGLQAANPENIIKKFVTPNEIKIDGKSFSLEKYSSIYSVAFGKAGDTMTRALNAVIPIKSGIIVIPKGSKSVIKGKKFQIFNSRHPKPDSTSVKAAKEVMKFVQNKRSDELIIFLVSGGGSSLLAMPDDITLDDKVHVTDTLLKSGATIQEFNCIRKHLSKIKGGKLVENMKCQGIGLIMSDVEGDDLSSIASGTTYMDDTTYADALAIIKKYKIGWKMPNEVLTLLKNRMNEKELETPKKAKIENYVIANNDDCLNEMKSKAEKMGYTVSVMHIFGDIKEIVTKILKKISEEDKTCIIFGGEPTVKVLGKGMGGRNQELVLRLLKNTQKLKKMVIASAGTDGVDGNSVFAGAITENVKVDLDTMKEFLKNSDSGRFFQKQKGNIKTNPTHTNLMDIGVILR
- a CDS encoding exonuclease, with the translated sequence MTKNGILCEVDDKRVLLDPKNSDVNGINFVSHAHSDHLPSKNGGTILSSIETSEIANLRGFKMENHVEFLDDFSLIDSGHILGAKGLLFDDIFYTGDVCTRDRGFLKGAKIPKCKTLITECTFGLPEFIFPKLEDILKQVNELISELYGKGVPVILMGYQLGKAQTITQFFGHWGPLYLHDSVKDMNALHQKFGVSLNDGIGHTEAEKNGLLDKKPWVMIAPMMSSKNKFVQDMKSKYGAVTIGFSGWAQSMKYSFGRRTDYSFPMSDHCDYTELIDMVVQSGAEQVYTIHGFVDEFAEDLRKRGISAQPLLENSLDDFT
- the purN gene encoding phosphoribosylglycinamide formyltransferase → MLNLGILISGRGSNMESILKAIKKKKIPINPAIVISNKHDAKGLKIAEKLGVKIEVVESKGFKGTRAEYDKEIISILTKHGVTPKNGLVCLAGFMRIISPEFVKKYKNRIINIHPALLPAFPGLDSQKQALEYGAKVSGCSVHFVDSGMDTGPVIIQAVVKINEKDTEESLSKRILKEEHRIYPEAVNLFARKKIKVSGRRTIIS